One Arachis hypogaea cultivar Tifrunner chromosome 18, arahy.Tifrunner.gnm2.J5K5, whole genome shotgun sequence genomic window, CACCAATCATCTTCCCTGTCAAATTGCCAATTCAACAAGGCACTTTGTGCTTTGCGATGTAGAGTAACCAGTGAGTGTATCGTATTCTAATGAAAAGTGCCACTTTAAGTTGGATTAACCATAAACTTGCTTAGAAAGCAATGGATACACAATGAAAATACTCGGTCACTATTATATAAAGTATAAGACATGCCTGATTGATCCACAGATACCTGTTTCAAGATTAAATAACAAACCATTTTCCATAATGACTATTGACTCTATTTGGCAAAAACCGATTTTTATCCGTGGCAACTATATAACACAATGGAGCATTGGTGCCATCAACATTATGATTTATTAGGATCCAAAATCTTTGTAGTGCCAAATTCGTCTTAGTAAGATAAAGACACTAGAAGCATACCTGGAATAACTTTCACTTGGATACCTTGTTGCTGCAAAAAATCCATTTCCTCTCCACCCCTCCCAAACACCTACATATACCAAacagatgtaaaaaaaaaaaacataaaatagcataCAGTTGATCATCCATGACAATGCAATGCATCAAATTGCTTCACCAACAGACAACCCCAAATGAAAACTTACCAATGGATCACCCCCTTTAAGTCTCACAACAGTGGCCCCGGCTTCTGCAAAGCTCAGAAGAAGCTCATGTATTTCCTCCTGCCACAAttcaaccaacaaaaaaaaattccattTTTATCAATATAAAAGGGGGTCTAAAACACCAAATCCTAACTAACTCAAGCAAGAACTCTTCATAAAGGGATCAAAACATAGTCACTACAAAACCCGATATGGGTATAGGAAACCCGGTATGTCTCACCACGCAATTCGCTacattttgttataaaattactAGTATTCCTTTAGAGAGATCTCGGTAATTCAGTACACGATACACAAGTGAAAGAGAGAATTCATTAGGGAAAACAAACACAaactacaaaaaagaaaaattacacatacaaaatcagaaaaaaaattgaaaatttcaaattgagcCATAACCcatcataaaaattttttaaaagaaaccaAAATCAACGTGTAAACAACAAACATCAATGCATATCATCAACACAAACAGTCAATACTCTAATTCAAGCAATAAAAAGCTCTACTACAACAAAACATAGTCCAGATATATAAAATCGGAAAAATTCCCAATTCAGCAATAAAGACCGAtcagaaaaattgaaaagaaactgAAACAGTACCTGAGTTCTGCTATGGTAGCCAGCAGTTTTTCCCACATAGAGAAGCCTAGCATGAGGAGCAACCAAATCCAAGACATCATTAGAGACCAACCTATCATACAGCAACAAATCAGCACCTTTGATAACTCTCACAGCCTTCAATGTCAACAACTCAGGGTCCCCCGGACCAGTTCCAACCAAGAATACATTCCCCAGTACACATTTTCCTTCACTGCTACACTTCCCTTCACTCTCCCTCTTCTCCCTCAGCACCTGAAGCAGCTTCTTTAGTTCTGGAAGCTGGAGAGCTATGTCATCTTCCCTTATGGAGCCCAAATTGGAAGACACTATAGGCTTATTGTTGGTGGCGGTGTTGGTGTAGAGCCATTGGTCTCTTTGGAACCTCTCTATGGAGTGCTTCTCTGTgaagggtgaagaagaagaagaagaagaagaagaagaagaagtggtgcaGCAGTTGATGGAAAAAACTCGGTGGTAGTGGGTTGTGGTGAAAGCGGAATAATGAAGAGAGGGGAATGATGCAATTTTGTGAAGAGCCATCTGGGGTTGTTAGTAGAGAGAAAGAGTCGGGGTGGTTTGAAGTAGGGGTGTTCACAGTGAAGTTTGGATCAGTTTGAGCCAAAACCTAAGGATCCAAACACTAATATTCCTTACGGTTTGGTTAGGATTGGATAATTTTTCTACAGATAACGATCGAATTTCCAGCTGTTTGGGTTGGATTGGATGCACAGCTTttgaataacaacaacaaaatgaAAAGTATCACGTCAACACCAACAATCCAACATTACTTAAAATCATTCCTCAAAAGCATAAGGTTCATAATATGTCATAAGATTCTTTAAGAAGCTAAGAATGCTTGGAAATGAAGCTGTGATAAACATCCGTTCAAATCTTCACCAGAATCTTCTTCATCCAATTCAGGAATTCGGGCAAGATCtaagacaaataaataaataaataaataaatattaataagttGTGCGAAATATTGGTAGTGACATTGTGGTTGAATGTTGAAACCGGAATCAAAACTTCTGCTTTAAGCTTCTAaggacaataaaataaatttgtaatagaaaacaaacataattcaaaacaatcattgactaaaaaaaattaaacagcaTCAGCAACAAGAATGTAAGAATCAAGAAACAACAGCAGCAACACTACCAACTACCAACTAAGAATAATAATTTTAGCTCTTAGATTCTAAGGATACTGAAATAAATTTATCATCGACAACAAAGACAACTCAAAATTATCAGAGGCTACCAAAATGAAACAGCAGCAGTAGTAATAAGGGTTTAAACAGAAGAAACAACAATGTAATTAAACAGAAGTAGAAAACAGTACCAAGAGCAGCGACGAAGCTCAACGAGATGGCAATGCTCCACGAGAAGCGGAAGTGAACTCTGTGCCACTGTGAGTCGCGGAGGAAAAGTTGGAGACGCTAGGGCTCTGTGTCTCtgggacgaagaagaagaagaagaagagaaggggatACGGCAGCAAGGAGGGACTTGAAGGTAATATATAagaacgagagagagagagagagagagagagagagagagagggtgtttGAATTGGAGTTGAGTTGTGTTAATGTGTTGTGATGTGTGAGAATGATGGACTTTGGGGAGATTGAGGAGACAGCGTACTTTGCCTTTGGGCTTTGGGAGGGGCAGGGCGTCTTTGGCTCACACTCATGGTTCAGGTTATTTattcttctattatttattttcatccagtCGGtcctaaataaatttttatttttaaaattatatattttcattaaaaaaaatcctGCTTCGATTTATGCATTTCAGTGTTTGTTTTTATTAGCAAaaaatgtattttaaaaaattaaatattcttattaaattttaaatatgtataaatatttttttaataaatatttttattaaaaataaattatttattttttctaaaagttaaaaatattttttttaaataaataaaagtaaaatttttttaactatttttttactaaaaatattatttatcataattattaattacaatttatACTTTTATCCTAATTCGCCGTCCATATTTATAGttagggataagtatgattttggtccccaacgtagagactgaaaatttattttgtcctCGGCCTTTTTTTCGTTATAAAATGGTCCCCaaaatttcagtttgttttaaaatcgtcatttttaccaattttattttttattaccaaattacccttcattaaaaaaataataaaataaaataaatataaaataaataaataaaaaaaagaaagggacAGAGAGAATAAGgggaggaaagaaaaagaaagggggtgGGGCACGAGAAGGGGGagagggagggggagggggagggggagggaagggaagaagggggaagaaagagAGCACCACTGCACCGCCGCACCGCCGCCCTGCCGCCTGTGATCTGCCACTACTCCCTACACTAATggcaagagaggagagagcagagggagagagaaagagaatagaGGAGCGCCGCaacccctcctcctcctccacatCGTCGTTCACCGCCGCAACCCTTCCTCCTCCACTTCGTCGTTCACCGTCGCAGcccctcctccaccaccaccaccgccgcAACCTTCTCtctgtttcaattttttattcttttttctttaatttttcagatttaaaggattctattgttgttgttgttctgctGATTGTTATCCATTATTGCCTGTTTTTTTTCTGCGTTTGTGCATCTGCTTATGCTTCTGTTaatgttgaggaagaagaggggtgttgaggaagaagatgagaggggagggtattttcgtccgaaggacgattttaaaacaaactgaaaccttggggaccattttgtagcgaaaaaaggccggggacgaaataaattttcggcctctacgttggggaccaaaatcatacttatcccttaTAGTTATATATTTTATCAAGATTTTATACGCTCTCATCATTTCTATTTAGGGCAAAAACACTTTTTAAAATTGCTCTCCAATGGTACCACATCTCCAACATCCAGCTCACTTCAAATTTATGGGCTTGTTTGCTCTCTACAAGAAGAATAGActtaaacaaaattaatatatccttgagcaatttgaaaaaatttgagagaCAAAAAACATTGGAAgagataataatgatgataatggCAGTGATGATAATAAcaaaattaagagagaagaaccaactcaagaaggagtaagaataattaagaaaaattatagatgttataaatatatttaggATTAAGTACAATTTTGTTTCCTAACGTATaagtcgaaattttttttttgtttttgacttttttgcatataaaatcgTCCCTAACGTTCagctaaattttaaaactatccTTCGAACTAAAATACCCTTCTCCTTCTTCACTAACATATtcagtttttattcttctttttcttttccgtcGCAGcaaatctcttcttctttttcttcttcgtcATTACAGAATCAGGAACAACAATAATGAAgcagaaacaaagaaagaaaagaacaacaacaattcaTTTCAACTAGCAGCAACagcagaagagaagaagaaaagagaaaccatTACCATCTCTCTCAACTccgaagaacaacaacaaagaagCAAAACAAACAGAAGAATCagaagaaacataaaattaatcattttCTTTCCCCATTTTCCTTCTCTATTCAGaataagaagaaatagaagtagaacaacaatgaaatcaaaataaaatcagaATCAACAACAATAGAATTAGAATCGAAATAATGTAATTAATAAAATCAACAAATCAACAATGTAATTAACCAAAGAAACAGAAGCAAAATCAACAatgtaattaacaaaatcaacaattTAGAAGTAGAATTAGAACCCTAGGGAGGAGCAGCGGTGACTGGCAAGGAGCAGCGACAGGCGAGGAGTAGCGATGACTGGCAAGGAACAGCGGCGAGAGCAAAGCAACAGCGACATGCGAGGAGGAGGAATAAGACACAAGAACCCTAACCCTTGCCCAAATTTCAATTCCACATATCTTTCGAtccagagctccgatcgccgcaccgtttgcggccatacGTTCATCTCGCCGAGCTCTTCATTTTTATCCGAACAAAGTGGTAAGGAACTTTGTTTTTTTGCCTAGCTCTTTCCTTCCATTCAGACTTTGTTTTTGGGGTTCATGGGTTTTGAGAATCTGTGTTTTAATGATATTAGGTGTGTTCTAGTGGTGGAAAATCATTGGGCTTTGCCCCAACTGTCCATGGAAAAGGTAAAAACCTTCAAACCATTGTGCCCTATTTGAAATTATGAATCTTATGTTAATTTTAGTGATATTATGTGGAATTAGATTGAATTATGTATTTTTGGAGACAAATTGGTGATATTGAAAGCTCATTGAActttggatgctgaaaatctaaTTGGTGTGGACTTGGTGAAGTGAAAGCTTGAGGAACGAGGGAATTTGAGGTGTTCTCTCCTATCTCCCgctccactctctctctctctctctatccttctctccctctcttttcccatgctctttttctctctctccttctctcccttttctctctctctctctctctctctctctctctctctctcttcctcccctattcctctccctctcctctctctcttacttatctctctctctccccctcctctctctcttcattctctctctccccattctcctctttctccccttcccctctttttgtcttcctctctctttctctctctctccctctctcttttctctctctccccctcctttctTTCTATATctcaaaaagagagagagagatgatgatgaaaaagaggaaaagaagggagAGAGGAtagggagagagaaaaagaaaaatgagagaaagagagagagagagagagagagagagggagagaggagggagagagggaaagagagagagagagaagggaaagagagaagggagagaaggagattgaggaaggaaagagagaaagagaagggagagagagaaagagagaggaagagagagaaaggagaagagagagagagagaggaaaggagagggagagagagagaggaagggggagggagagagaaaaaagggagagagagagaaaaatgagagagagaaagagtatgtaaaaactaattttggagtttgaataaaaccagttttaatttggtttaaaactaaactgaaccataaaaactatggttttagttcaatttcaattcaattcagtgaaaccagtttttttgcacaTCTTTACTTTCAAGTAAGTCTCATAGAAACTTACTATATTTTAAAGATATCCGCAAAAATAGATACCGTGTAAAAACcgcaagagaaaaaaataatgaatatctCTATATTACAACTATGATATCaggagaaaaatatatattagagaAACTACCCGTTCTCTCTTCTGGTTTATACTACACTACTATTGACAATGTGGAATCACATGCCATAGTAAACTAGAAGTTTACAAATATAAATGTATTTACAGTTTGGAATTAACCGGTTAGGACATCCGGGTTCAATCATGATGAGAAGAATCATCGAGAATTCATCTGGTCATCCTCTAAAGGAACATAAAATTCTTCAATTTAATGAATTCTCTTGTGTTGCTTGTTCTCAAGGAAAATTAATTACAAGACCATCACAAGAACAAATTGGGATTGAATCACTATCTTTTCTAGAATGTATTTAGGGTGATATATATAGGCCCATTCACTCTATGTGGACCGTTTAAATATTTCATGGTTTTAATAGATGCATCTTCACGATGGTCCCATGTTGTTTACTGTAAACGTGCAACATAGCATTTGCGAAATTGCTAgctcaaataattaaattaaaaacttatctTCTAGACTATGTTATAAAGATAATACATCTTGATAATGCTAGTGAATTTAGGTCCCAAGTATTTAATGATTATTGTGTGCCAACTAAAATTACGATAGAAGAACCTGTTGCTCATGTACATACTCAAAATAGTCTAGCAGAATCATTAATTAAATACCTCCAGTTAATAGCTAGACCATTACTTATAAGAACTAAACTGCCTGTTTCAGTATGGGGATATGCTATTTTGCATGCTGCAACACTTATATGCATCAGACCAACAAGTTATCTTAAATTCTCTCCATTACAAATAGTTTGCAGTCAGGAGCCAAATATTTCTCATCTTAGGATATTTGGATGTGTGGTTTATGTCCCGATCGATTCTTTTCTCTTATAACGTGCTCGAGGTTTTGTCTGAATTCTTTGTTTGCAAAAGATTTAATTGTCTCCCTAATTCTATTTCTTACTCGCACGTAATCGGGCATGAACTTTGAACTCTCCGAGGCGAGCCTAATTTTGTTTTGGTACACAACCAAGCGAATCTTGAATCTTTGGAAACTAGCAGTCAAATTGCTTTTCTCTGTGAACTTGTGTTTCTTCAAAAATCGACGGATACTTACTTAATTTAATATGCCTTGATTCTTTCTAAACAAAGTGTTTGATTTGGCTTCCCTCCGTGAGATATATATTAACTCTTATCCTGTGTATTTCATAAAATTTTCTACAACTTTATTTAATCAGAACACAAGATATCCTTCTGATTTCTTGCGAACACCGTTTGGAATGTTCGTTCGTCCTTTGAGCTTAGAATCTTTTTGGAAATTAACTCGAGCTTGAATGACAAGGagttcaccaaatgtccaacttaaggacaataactaaaagtgctaggtgggagacaacccaccatggtatgatcttttcgttttattagttttaatttatttctatcaGTTTTAATTTTCAgttctgcatatttacttttattttgcataaaaaagggggatcgacgcgcaagcgtctacgacgcgcacgcgtcgtttgtGTATGCGcaactgaacagagagttgcgtgaGAGACGCGCGGCAGGGGTGCGTGGCGCACAAGCCACCCCATGCGTACTcgtacctcacgcgtacgcgtcccctgcagaaatttcaacccacgcgtaagcgtcagcgacgcgtacgcgtggggatgAAAATCGATGTAAAGAGCGTATTGAACCGAGAGTTGTGTGGCCATGGTGCTGGAGTTACGCGAGaaggcacgcatacgcgtgaccgacgcgcacgcgtcatattaCATTTTtcgccacccacgcgtacgcgtgggcgacgcgtacgcgtcgcatggctGTTTCAGTTTTCACGCACATGCGTGATGCACGCACGCGCGTCGTGCCCTGTTTTTCATTTCTTACGCCTTTCTTctatcctttcttcttctttcttctctcctctcttactccttcttcttttctcactttcttctcatccttattctctttcattctcttttacataCTGcgtttgcatactttccttcattgcatttttattttattcatatttttatctcattttctaatttcctattttaccattggtgttaaatgttcttattcaactgttgtatcttttctgatattattttggtgcttagtgacttattttacactattgggtgatattatttatctgtcaatGTCAATCTTTTGTGATACCTgtgttccttttgcattgatatgaatttatattgtctctCATTACCTACTagctcttccccattgttgcagtTTTTGCACTAttaatatgccatttgcttctactgttttctcacttgcatgttgtagctaccatgtaattgagaccctcattattcgtaattaacccacccatattttatttgttttctatctttatttatgtgttacttttcttcttttttctcttctttcaggatggctaccgagaagggaaaggaaaagcttctaaatggggcacagacaagtccatctgcacaatctttggagaaaagcgtcagttggagcagcccgtccacttgcacatcttagcatgcaccgaggacggtgcaatctttaagtgtggggaggtcgataccaacttccttgggttagttatttcttacttcaacaccaatgtttaatttttcttgtaaattagttgttgcatttacatgttatgattgcatgtttgtttgattttgtgcatttagctactacttggttgaagtaacattttctttttcaagaaactttttatagtatttcactaatttaaattaaaactttttgttaaaccttgcttgaagaattttattttggaacatggtttagagttcgaacgcacaaaaccagtgagattttgagcctattagattggttgcattttatcaaccaatattttatttttggtgtgtatttttctctctaaaattgtgatccttgtcttgcttaattctatatttccattatttgatgtatgcatgcgcttatatgattgaggtcttgtttcactaagcttacatacccatatggccttaaccttttcattattctttgtaaaccaatgttgagcctacttatcccatttgttctttactctagcacatcattaactctaagcataaaacaataatgtccttaatttgaatccttggttaacttagactagtgagagtgttcatgatttaagtgtggggaagttgggtttggaaacatttggttttaagaattgggtgttgtatatctttatgaaaatgtgaaagaaatgtttaggacatgttcatgcattcaataatttaatcatatgcattgagaaaaaaaaatctaaaaaaaataaaaaaataaaaaaataaaaaaataaaaaaataaaattaaaattaaaaagaaaaaaaggagaaaaagaaaagaaaaagagcaaataataaaaggggacaaaatgccccaaagtaaattgtgatagcaatgcatatgtactgtactcaaaattagatgcatgaatatgtggtgaACATagtaaatgggtagttagattttgtattgtgattacatggattgtcttaagttaggtgagaaatttaagttaattaagtattcagattttagtccacttggccaaatacaatcctaccttgaccctgaccccattacaacccttaaaagacctcttgatatgtgtatttgtgcattaaatttttgttgattggtagaagaagagcaagccttagaaagcaaggttagtagagaattgagagaatcgaacttTAAACACTTGAGTAATTAGATGTATACactcccggtgagggttcgatgctcgattctttgttcccggctttcatgagctattttcttctacaagtttaattgtattttattttgtgatttgaattagtggaatccagtttatgtttgtcttggagaatttgtttactttta contains:
- the LOC112770801 gene encoding S-adenosyl-L-methionine-dependent uroporphyrinogen III methyltransferase, chloroplastic yields the protein MALHKIASFPSLHYSAFTTTHYHRVFSINCCTTSSSSSSSSSSSPFTEKHSIERFQRDQWLYTNTATNNKPIVSSNLGSIREDDIALQLPELKKLLQVLREKRESEGKCSSEGKCVLGNVFLVGTGPGDPELLTLKAVRVIKGADLLLYDRLVSNDVLDLVAPHARLLYVGKTAGYHSRTQEEIHELLLSFAEAGATVVRLKGGDPLVFGRGGEEMDFLQQQGIQVKVIPGITAASGIAAELGIPLTHRGIANSVRFLTGHSRKGGTDPLFVAKNAADPDSTLVVYMGLSTLPSLAQKLMCHGLSPETPAAAIERGTTPQQRTVFAKLKDLSEKITSAGLVSPTLIIIGKVVELSPFWPMSTKEESCLMQA